DNA sequence from the bacterium genome:
TCTCCTATACAACCTCGCCGCTAAAAAGTGGGGTGAAGACGTCGCAAGGAGGTCAGTCTTCTTGCTGGCAGTGGGGCCAGTCTCCTTCTTCTTCTCCGCGATCTACACCGAATCGATATTCTTGCTCTTCTGCCTGGCCTTCTTCTCATTGGCAGGCAGCCGAAAATGGCTTGCGGCAGGCATCTGCGGCATTCTGGCCTTGCTGACCAGATCCGTCGGAATCATCCTCGTGCCCGTCGGGCTCTGGGAATACGCCAAGCACATTCGCTTCAACCCAAGGAGACTGAGGCTGGACGTCGCCTACTTATTGATGATCCCATTGGGGCTAGTGTTGTTCGGCTTCGTCCAGTACGCCCAGACAGGCGACATGTTCGCAAGTGTGTCGGCCCAGAGAGCATGGGAGAGATATCCGATGCAGAACCCTATTTCAGTGTTGATCAGAGACTGGAAGACCTTCGATCTCAACATCTCCGTGCAATACTTCAACAAGCTGCAGGTTACCATAGCAGACGGCGCGTGCATCGTTGCTGCGTTCCTTGTTCTTATCTTAATTGTGCCAATAGGCCGTCAGCTCGGCATTCCGGCCGCGATATTCGTAAGCATGGGGGCGTTACTTCCCTTATCAACGGGAACTCCTAACTCCATGCTCAGATACGCTCACGTGCTATTCCCGATCTTCATTTGGCTTGGTATCAAGACTAGTAAAGAAAGAGTTTTCATGGCCCTGGCTGCCGCTTTCCTTATGATCTTGGTCTTTTTCACCATACTGCATTTCAATGGCATACTCATGACCTGACACGCCCCTCGCGCTATCCTAAGTCGCGAGGCACGTACTTCTCGAGCGATGGGCCAAGCGGCGCCTCTATGACGGCGATCTCATCATTATGATAAAGAAGCTTGAAGCCCATGTGCTTGAATAGATACGCCAACTGACCTTCATTGTGAGCATTCAGGGACAGGCGATGGACAATTATTAGCTTCAGGTTGAGCCGGCGCACTTCGCGCATCACAACACTAGGTGGAAGTTCCTCCAGGGTCTCAGCTGTCAGCTTCCCGTCCTGTGCCTGAACAATGGCATGCAAGAGCGGATTATGTGACAGCTTCTGAAAAACCCCTGGATTCATCCTTGATGCCACAGTCCCAATGACAGGTTTCCTATGGACGGTCTGCGCTGTGAGCCAATGCGACAGCTGCCCATCATTCCTGCCATACCAGTTGAGCGCATCCCCCACTCCGAACGGCACATCCAATACCGCGAACTCAACCGGCATTCGGCCGATGATGTCATAGAGTCTCCCGAAGCGCATTGGCATCGTCATGTATGGGGCATACGAATAGTCAACGAACAGGCAAAGCACCAGGAGGCCGATCGCAATACTACGATGACGTCCTGAGAAACGGGTCAAGATATAACGAAGCCCAAGCGAGGCCAAGCAGACGAGCGCAAGCTGGTATAGAATGACGAAGCGGGATGCGACCCGGATGAGATTCAAGATTGGGACGATCTTGAAAACGACTGTGGGAAGCGGAACAAAGACCCATTGGCCGAATACCGTTGCCCCCCCACGCCCCAGAATGTGCAGCCTATCTCCCAATGCAGCCACGGCAAATAGAAGCGCCAGAACAGCCCACAGCCACTTGGACCTCTCTCTAGCTGAATACATCGCGATCACAGCAGCGATCAGACAGGTTGTTCCGGCAAAGGCCAGACCCTCAACACACCCTGAATGCAAATGCCCGTAGGCGGGCCACACTAGCCAACCATAGGTCATACTGAATTCGGGCGGGACAAAGAACGCGAGCAGGTCCACACCGCCAGTGAAGCTCATCCAGGTGGGTGGGGCGAAGGAAGCGCCTGATATCAGCATTGACCGGAGCTGGATGACTAGGACGGGTGATGCAGCGCCGAGGGCGCATGCTGCGGTGACGACGGGACACCAGAGCAGACTGCGGAGGGTTCGACGTTCGAAGATGGCGGCGTTAATCCATAGGAGCACGAATAGGATGGCGGCAAAAAGAGTGTAGTACATAGAGACCCCTAGCTGAAGGCCGGCGAAGAGCCCAGCTAGAGCGGCCCACCGAAACTTGCCGCTTTTGAAGGCGCGCATTGAGAACATGACAACTAAGGGTAAGGGCCAAGAGCCAATCAGGTTGATGTGGCCGGTCGCGCGCACGAGCATATAGGGCGAGAAGCCGAACATCACCCCGGCGGCCACTGCCGCAATCCGATGGCCACACACATCGAACGCGAGCCTGTAGGCGGTGTACGCAGCCATGATGAGCGAGAAGAAGACGATGAAGTTGTAGGCGAAACGTATCCCGAACAGAACGTGAATCGGCAGAGCGATGATCTGATTGAGAGGACACAACGTGTGGAATGCAAGGTCCGCCCCGTATGGGTAGAGTTGTAGCGGGCAGAAGAACGGGCTCTGCTTGAGCTCTAAAATAGCGTAGCGGAACCACCAGTAGTTCCAGAAATTCAGATTCACGTCGCCCCAGCTGCCGAAGATCTCCCGCGTCATTCGAGGCGCAACCGGCCAGGTTACGGCTATCGCAAAGGCTGCCAGGAAGAGAATTATCAGCAGCTCGCGGCGCAGTCGGGGCCATCGAGGCCCTACCGGATGAGCTGTGTTTGGTGTCGCCTGTTCCATTTGTTGCTCCAAGCTACAAGTTTCATTCTCGTGACGTGAATCTACGCCCTGGTTTCACGAAACGAAAGGCGGCGGGCTTATGTTGATCTTATGATGGCGCCGACGCAGAATGACAATGAGAAGCACTTGTGGGAAATGGGATTGAGGTAGGAACAAGATGGCGACATGGAAAGGGAAGGCAATAGGAGCAGGCCTCGGCTGGTTCCTGATGGGTCCGCTTGGGGCGATCATTGGCGCCGTAATCGGGCACGGATACGATGAGAAGGCCAATAGGAGGGCGGCGCTTGAAGGCCACGGGGGTCCGGGCTCTGACCCGTGGGCCGGACAGACACACGCCTACCAACAGGCACAGCGAGCCAGGCCGCGGCAGACATACGATCGTGTCCGCGACCTCTCAAATGACGACAGGCAGCTTATCTTCGTGACGAATCTGGCGACGCTGCTGGTCTCGGTCGCGATGGCAGACGGCGTGTTTAGGCCCGAGGAGGAGCGCTCGATCCTCTCCTTCTTTAAGCGCAACGGCTTTGCAGGCGGCGATCTGGACCTCATAAAGCGCATCGTGAAGGAGGTTGCTCGACAGAAGCCGGACCTGGCCGCCGTGTGCAGTGAGTTCAGCCGTATCGCCAAGCGACAGGACCGTCTGCTGCTGCTCAGGACGCTCTACATGGTTGCGATGTCTGACCGCGAGTTCCATCCCGAGGAGAGGCGCGTCATCGACGCGATAGCAAAGCATCTCAGCATTTCCGAGAGCGAGAAGCGGTCGATAGCGTCCGAGTTCGTCTCGGACGAGGACCGTTATTATCAGGTGCTCGGTCTGTCCGAAGGCGCGACTGATGAGGAGATCAAGAAGGCCTATCACGAGCAGGCGGGGAAGTACCACCCGGACCGTGTTTCGCACCTCGGCAAGGAGTTCATTCAGCTTGCCAACCAGCGGTTCCAGGCGATCAACGAGGCGTATCATGCACTGCGGGACGCACGCCGACATGACGACTGAGACGGTCTCGAAGTCACAGAAGTCCGATGGCTGATCCCGCAGCAGCACGGGGCCAGGACGATAGCCCCAAACAGTTCTCGATCGCATGCCTGTCTCATCTGACCTGGGACAAGAACCTGTTCCAGAGACCGCAGCAGGTGATGAGCAGGCTGGCGAGGCGCCATCCGATAGAGTTCTTCTGTCAGGTGCCCACGAGGCTGTTCTGGTCTCTTCCGAGAGAGAGCACGTTTTGCTACAGTTTCTCGCCCGATGCGAACGTCAACGTCAACTACCTTCCGTTCGTGCCGATGACCGGCAAGTGGCGTTTGTTCAGGAGCATAAACCGGCGGCTTTACACGCGTAAGGCCGCCTCGATCATCAAGGGGAAGTCCACAAGACCGCTCGTGCTGTGGCTGTATCACCCCAAGGATTATCGGATAATTGACCTCCTTGATGTTGACCTTGTTGTCTATGATTGCATGGACGAGTTCCGAGCCTTCATGCACTCGGAACCTGAGACGAGGGAGTGTGAACGGCGCTTGATTGGGCGAGCTGACGTCGTCTTTGCCGGCGGGCGTTCCCTATTTGAGGCCAAGAGGGCATTGAACCGCAATACCCATCTCTTCCCCTGCGGCGTGGAGTTCGACCACTTCGCACGGGCTACGGCCCCGGATACGGAGCTTGCCGATGAGATGAGGCAAGTGCCTCGGCCCATCATTGGCTACGTTGGGGCGGTTGACGAGCGACTCGACTATTCGCTGCTCGAGGTAAGTGCAAAGAAGAGCCCGGGCTGGTCATTTGTGCTGATAGGGCCTCTTCTGAAGGTCAATCCACAGAGGCTTTTCGGAATGCCGAACGTCTTCTATCTCGGGGCCAAGCCATACGCGGAGCTTGCGAGTTTTATGAAGGCGTTTGATGTGGCTATGATGCCGTTTGCGCTGACGGAGTTGACGCTGAAGATCAGTCCGACG
Encoded proteins:
- a CDS encoding glycosyltransferase, which produces MADPAAARGQDDSPKQFSIACLSHLTWDKNLFQRPQQVMSRLARRHPIEFFCQVPTRLFWSLPRESTFCYSFSPDANVNVNYLPFVPMTGKWRLFRSINRRLYTRKAASIIKGKSTRPLVLWLYHPKDYRIIDLLDVDLVVYDCMDEFRAFMHSEPETRECERRLIGRADVVFAGGRSLFEAKRALNRNTHLFPCGVEFDHFARATAPDTELADEMRQVPRPIIGYVGAVDERLDYSLLEVSAKKSPGWSFVLIGPLLKVNPQRLFGMPNVFYLGAKPYAELASFMKAFDVAMMPFALTELTLKISPTKTLEYMSAGLPVVSSRVPDVVADYSELVEFFDSPSSFDDAVSRCLRLGSEARARLEDAAKGKSWEEMVNAMERLVARALAAK
- a CDS encoding TerB family tellurite resistance protein, which gives rise to MATWKGKAIGAGLGWFLMGPLGAIIGAVIGHGYDEKANRRAALEGHGGPGSDPWAGQTHAYQQAQRARPRQTYDRVRDLSNDDRQLIFVTNLATLLVSVAMADGVFRPEEERSILSFFKRNGFAGGDLDLIKRIVKEVARQKPDLAAVCSEFSRIAKRQDRLLLLRTLYMVAMSDREFHPEERRVIDAIAKHLSISESEKRSIASEFVSDEDRYYQVLGLSEGATDEEIKKAYHEQAGKYHPDRVSHLGKEFIQLANQRFQAINEAYHALRDARRHDD